The Capsicum annuum cultivar UCD-10X-F1 unplaced genomic scaffold, UCD10Xv1.1 ctg10015, whole genome shotgun sequence genome has a segment encoding these proteins:
- the LOC124890035 gene encoding ribulose bisphosphate carboxylase large chain-like has translation FVDLLRDDFVEQDRSCGICFTQDWVSLPGVLPVASGGIHVWHMLTLTEIFGDDSILQFSGGTLGHPWGNVPVAIANRVALEACVKARNEGHNLTREGNETIHEAFKWSPKLAAASEIWKEIIFNFAVVDVLDK, from the coding sequence TTTGTTGATTTATTGCGTGATGATTTTGTTGAACAAGATCGAAGTTGCGGTATTTGTTTCACTCAAGATTGGGTCTCTTTACCAGGTGTTCTACCTGTGGCTTCAGGAGGTATTCATGTTTGGCATATGCTTACTCTAACCGAGATCTTTGGGGATGATTCCATACTACAGTTCAGTGGAGGAACTTTAGGACATCCTTGGGGTAATGTGCCAGTTGCCATAGCTAATCGAGTAGCTCTAGAAGCATGTGTAAAAGCTCGTAATGAAGGACACAATCTTACTCGGGAAGGTAATGAGACTATTCACGAGGCTTTCAAATGGAGCCCGAAACTAGCTGCTGCTTCTGAGATATGGAAAGAGATCATATTTAATTTTGCAG